GTATCCATTATCGGAATAAGGCTGTCTTCGCAAGAACAATAAAACTCTCGGACTCAAAATAAAAAGCCTGCTCCTGACATATCGTCAAGAACAGGCTTGATTTTCTATACTACAGTTTTACAACATTCTCCGCTTGGGGTCCACGTTGGCCTTTAACAACATTGAATTCAACACGTTGACCTTCATCCAAAGATTTGAATCCTTCACTCTGAATCGCAGA
This region of Paenibacillus sp. JDR-2 genomic DNA includes:
- a CDS encoding cold-shock protein; translated protein: METGTVKWFNAEKGFGFIERENGDDVFVHFSAIQSEGFKSLDEGQRVEFNVVKGQRGPQAENVVKL